In a genomic window of Pedobacter sp. KBS0701:
- a CDS encoding lysophospholipid acyltransferase family protein, with translation MTVISKENFSKATGICNIPIPGLASFLMKFLKINDFNGIIRDANTLEGEKFANHILEVLGVTIQISDEDLAHIPKEGAFIAIANHPYGAIESLALLSILANHRPDTMFMGNFLLKKIPNLEKCIIAVNPFEKVQDSLSISGLKTTLKVLKAGSPVAIFPAGEVSSYKFRKNQITDREWHPVVGKIISKANVPILPVYFHGNNGIFFSLLKFIHPSLQTAKLISELFNKNGHRLKISIGKPIHLKEIDCKDCNTSLLNHLRKGLYALKK, from the coding sequence ATGACAGTCATTTCTAAAGAGAATTTTTCAAAGGCAACAGGCATTTGTAATATTCCAATTCCTGGTCTTGCTTCCTTCTTAATGAAGTTCTTAAAGATTAACGACTTCAACGGAATTATTAGAGATGCCAATACCTTAGAAGGAGAAAAATTTGCCAATCATATCCTGGAGGTTCTGGGGGTTACTATTCAGATCAGTGATGAGGATTTAGCCCATATTCCAAAAGAAGGCGCATTCATTGCGATTGCAAACCATCCCTACGGCGCCATAGAATCATTGGCATTATTAAGCATACTTGCCAATCACCGACCTGATACGATGTTCATGGGGAATTTTCTGTTAAAGAAAATCCCAAATCTGGAGAAATGTATTATCGCGGTAAATCCGTTCGAAAAAGTTCAGGATTCATTAAGTATTAGCGGATTAAAAACAACTTTAAAAGTTTTAAAAGCTGGTAGTCCGGTTGCTATTTTTCCGGCAGGGGAAGTTTCTTCTTATAAATTCAGAAAAAATCAGATTACAGACCGTGAATGGCATCCCGTGGTTGGAAAAATCATCTCCAAGGCCAATGTACCGATACTACCGGTGTATTTTCATGGCAATAACGGCATCTTTTTTAGCCTGCTGAAGTTTATACATCCTTCATTACAAACAGCAAAGCTGATTTCAGAGTTATTCAACAAAAATGGTCACCGGTTAAAAATCAGTATTGGCAAACCCATCCATTTGAAAGAAATAGACTGTAAAGATTGTAATACCTCACTTTTAAACCATTTAAGAAAGGGACTTTATGCCCTAAAAAAGTAA
- a CDS encoding lysophospholipid acyltransferase family protein, with translation MKIITTSEFAKATKIDKLGVPGLAGLMMEIMKLNDINDVFAQNQHFKGLEFVDKILETIGVSIEFDDDDLNCIPKTGPFIAIANHPYGGVEGLALVKLLCTVRPDAKVMVNFILKKIPNLDEFFVAVNPFENVQHSSSISGLKTTFDLLRNGTPIGIFPAGEVSTFKLDAQQVTDRMWHPVVGKLIAKAKVPVVPIYFHGNNGVFFNILSFIHPTLRTAKLPSEFLNKHGRTIKVRIGKPIAVSEISHMNSSNKLMDFLRARTYALGIGLDTEKKLFNPLNLFKIKKKPAEVIEETSRLLIKNEVALLEDFRVWTEKNYEVYIVPTLKIPNILREIGRLREITFREVGEGTNKKIDLDNYDIYYNHLFIWDKDLENIVGAYRIGKGDEILESMGRRGFYLSELFKMKDQFYPMLKQGIELGRSWIRKEYQGKPLPLFLLWKGILKYLIDNPQYRYMFGPVSISNNFSKFSKALIVDYITKNHFDYEMAKYVKPRNKFKADLLPISTDTLVDSSESFKDLDSIIGDIENSHIKIPVLLRQYMNLNAKIISFNIDPKFSDCLDGFLVVDTHNIPPEMLEKLGKNL, from the coding sequence ATGAAGATCATAACTACATCTGAGTTTGCGAAAGCAACAAAGATAGATAAGCTAGGTGTACCAGGTTTGGCAGGTTTGATGATGGAGATCATGAAACTGAACGACATTAACGACGTATTTGCTCAAAATCAACATTTTAAAGGCTTAGAATTTGTAGACAAGATATTAGAAACCATTGGCGTTTCTATAGAATTTGATGATGATGATTTAAATTGTATTCCTAAAACAGGCCCTTTTATCGCAATCGCAAATCACCCTTATGGTGGTGTAGAAGGTTTGGCTTTAGTTAAACTATTGTGTACGGTTAGGCCCGATGCAAAGGTAATGGTAAATTTCATTTTGAAAAAAATACCAAACCTTGATGAATTTTTTGTTGCTGTAAATCCTTTCGAAAATGTGCAGCATTCGTCAAGTATCAGTGGATTAAAAACTACTTTTGATTTACTTAGAAATGGAACGCCAATTGGTATTTTCCCTGCAGGAGAAGTTTCTACCTTTAAATTAGATGCTCAGCAGGTAACGGACAGGATGTGGCATCCTGTTGTTGGAAAACTGATTGCCAAAGCAAAAGTACCTGTTGTACCTATTTATTTTCATGGCAATAACGGTGTTTTCTTTAACATTTTGAGCTTCATACATCCTACCCTGCGTACAGCAAAACTACCTTCGGAGTTTTTAAATAAACATGGACGTACCATTAAGGTACGAATTGGTAAACCAATAGCCGTATCTGAAATTTCGCACATGAACAGCAGCAATAAACTGATGGACTTTTTAAGAGCCCGTACGTATGCGCTTGGTATTGGTTTAGACACAGAGAAAAAACTCTTTAACCCGTTAAACTTATTTAAAATTAAAAAGAAACCTGCTGAGGTAATTGAAGAAACTTCGAGGCTCTTAATTAAAAATGAGGTAGCGCTTCTGGAAGATTTCAGGGTTTGGACGGAGAAAAATTACGAGGTATATATTGTTCCGACTTTAAAAATCCCGAATATTTTAAGGGAAATTGGCCGTTTACGAGAAATTACTTTCCGTGAAGTAGGTGAAGGTACCAACAAAAAAATCGATCTCGACAACTACGATATCTACTATAACCACTTATTTATATGGGATAAAGATTTGGAAAATATTGTAGGTGCTTACCGGATAGGTAAAGGTGATGAAATTTTAGAAAGCATGGGGCGCCGTGGTTTCTACCTTTCTGAACTTTTTAAAATGAAAGATCAGTTTTACCCCATGTTGAAGCAGGGTATCGAGTTGGGCAGATCGTGGATCAGGAAAGAATACCAGGGTAAGCCGCTACCACTGTTCCTGCTTTGGAAAGGAATTCTAAAATACCTGATCGATAACCCACAGTACCGTTATATGTTCGGTCCGGTAAGTATCAGCAACAATTTCTCAAAATTCAGTAAGGCCCTAATTGTAGATTATATTACCAAAAACCATTTCGATTATGAGATGGCTAAATATGTTAAACCCCGGAACAAATTCAAAGCCGATTTATTGCCTATTTCTACCGATACCCTGGTTGATAGCAGCGAGTCTTTTAAAGATTTAGACAGTATTATCGGAGACATTGAAAACTCGCATATCAAGATCCCGGTATTGCTAAGACAATATATGAACCTGAATGCAAAAATTATATCATTTAATATCGATCCTAAATTTTCTGATTGTTTAGATGGCTTCTTAGTGGTAGATACACATAATATTCCACCTGAAATGCTCGAAAAACTCGGCAAAAATCTATAA
- a CDS encoding ComEA family DNA-binding protein, translating to MRIWFNKNFGVSKSEFNGLLFLVSIIVVIRVIPIIYGYYQPISNDDPNLLAQIQKITITDQAYANTIRDRIEDSSPRKTVKLFKFNPNSLDAEGWQTLGLSAKQAQSIINYTTKGGKFYKAEDLQKMYTISPEMYKKILPYVNIPDQPINASRNYVPFEKKEYAKKAVVIVDINKADSTQLDGIKGIGGTFALRIIKYRERLGGFYKKEQLLEVYGLDSGKYAEIKDQIEISNTPLKTININTATFNDLKRNPYLSFKQINAIIQYRKQHGNYANPSDLKKIIILNQQVIDKITPYISF from the coding sequence ATGAGAATTTGGTTCAACAAAAATTTTGGTGTCAGCAAAAGTGAATTCAACGGATTGTTGTTTCTCGTCTCTATTATTGTTGTAATCAGGGTTATTCCAATTATATATGGCTACTACCAGCCAATTTCGAACGATGATCCAAATCTTTTAGCACAAATTCAGAAGATAACCATAACAGATCAGGCATATGCCAATACTATTCGCGATCGGATTGAAGATTCTAGCCCTCGGAAAACAGTTAAACTTTTTAAGTTCAATCCTAACAGTTTAGATGCAGAAGGTTGGCAAACTTTAGGTCTGTCGGCAAAACAAGCGCAATCAATTATAAATTATACCACTAAGGGCGGTAAGTTTTACAAAGCCGAAGATCTTCAGAAAATGTATACCATTTCGCCAGAAATGTATAAAAAGATATTGCCTTATGTTAACATACCTGATCAGCCTATCAATGCCTCAAGGAATTATGTACCTTTTGAAAAAAAGGAATATGCTAAAAAAGCTGTTGTGATTGTTGATATCAACAAAGCAGACTCGACACAATTGGATGGTATTAAAGGTATTGGCGGAACTTTTGCCCTTAGAATTATTAAATACCGTGAACGTTTAGGCGGCTTTTACAAAAAAGAACAACTTCTTGAAGTTTATGGTTTAGATTCCGGTAAGTATGCCGAAATTAAAGATCAGATTGAAATCAGCAATACTCCATTAAAAACAATAAATATAAATACAGCAACTTTTAACGATTTAAAGCGCAATCCATACCTTTCTTTCAAACAGATCAATGCCATTATTCAATACCGTAAGCAGCATGGTAATTATGCTAACCCATCCGATTTAAAAAAGATCATCATTTTAAACCAGCAGGTTATAGATAAAATTACCCCTTATATTTCTTTTTAG
- a CDS encoding acyl-CoA dehydrogenase family protein, whose protein sequence is MSVSFDFSETETQQSVKAMVRDFAEKNIRPNIMEWDEAQHFPVELFKQLGESGLMGVLVPEEYGGSGLGYQEYVDVIVEVARVCGSIGLSLAAHNSLCTGHILAFATEEQKQKWLPKLATAEWIGAWGLTEANTGSDALRMMTTAVEDGEDYIINGAKNWITHGKSGDIAVVMVRTGEQGSSKGISAIVVERGTPGFTAGKKENKLGMRASETTEMIFDNCRVPKANLLGNVGEGFKQAMKVLDGGRISIAALALGIAKGAFDAAVAYSKQRQQFGQPISSFQAISFKLADMATEIEAAELLIRQAADLKNRHLPMTKESAMAKYFASEVSVRVATEAVQIFGGYGYTKDFPVEKFYRDSKLCTIGEGTSEIQKIVIAREILSR, encoded by the coding sequence ATGAGCGTAAGCTTCGATTTTTCAGAAACAGAAACTCAGCAAAGTGTAAAGGCTATGGTCCGCGATTTTGCAGAGAAAAATATTCGTCCAAATATAATGGAATGGGATGAGGCACAGCATTTTCCGGTCGAATTGTTTAAACAACTTGGAGAATCAGGCTTAATGGGCGTTTTGGTTCCCGAAGAGTATGGAGGCTCTGGATTGGGCTACCAGGAATATGTTGATGTGATTGTGGAAGTAGCCCGGGTTTGCGGTTCAATCGGCTTATCATTAGCCGCACACAACTCTTTATGTACTGGTCATATTTTGGCCTTTGCAACCGAAGAGCAGAAGCAAAAATGGTTGCCGAAGCTGGCTACTGCCGAATGGATTGGTGCCTGGGGTTTAACCGAAGCAAACACAGGTTCGGATGCCTTAAGGATGATGACTACTGCCGTTGAAGATGGTGAAGATTACATTATAAACGGCGCAAAAAACTGGATTACCCATGGCAAAAGCGGAGATATTGCGGTTGTGATGGTAAGAACAGGGGAGCAGGGGAGCTCGAAAGGGATTTCGGCCATTGTAGTAGAACGCGGTACACCTGGTTTTACTGCTGGGAAAAAAGAAAATAAACTTGGTATGCGGGCATCAGAAACCACAGAAATGATTTTTGATAATTGCCGCGTACCGAAAGCTAATTTATTGGGTAATGTTGGCGAAGGTTTTAAACAGGCGATGAAAGTGTTAGATGGCGGAAGGATTTCTATTGCGGCACTGGCTTTAGGTATTGCGAAAGGTGCTTTTGATGCAGCGGTAGCTTATTCAAAACAGCGGCAGCAGTTTGGTCAGCCCATCTCCAGCTTTCAGGCCATTAGTTTTAAACTGGCTGATATGGCTACAGAGATTGAAGCAGCCGAATTGTTGATCCGCCAGGCAGCAGATTTAAAGAACAGGCATTTGCCTATGACAAAAGAATCGGCCATGGCGAAATATTTTGCCTCAGAGGTCTCGGTAAGAGTAGCAACCGAAGCAGTTCAAATATTTGGGGGTTATGGTTATACCAAAGACTTTCCGGTTGAGAAATTTTATCGCGATAGTAAGTTGTGTACAATAGGCGAGGGCACTTCTGAAATACAAAAGATAGTTATTGCCAGAGAAATATTATCAAGGTAG
- a CDS encoding DUF6496 domain-containing protein, giving the protein MAKYSEKAGEKVEKTMHEMKAGKLKSGSGKKVTSKKQAIAIGLSEAKKAGAKVPKKG; this is encoded by the coding sequence ATGGCAAAGTATTCAGAAAAAGCTGGTGAGAAAGTAGAAAAAACCATGCACGAAATGAAAGCAGGTAAGCTTAAGAGCGGATCAGGTAAAAAAGTGACTTCCAAAAAGCAGGCAATTGCTATCGGATTATCCGAAGCCAAAAAAGCAGGAGCGAAGGTACCTAAAAAAGGTTAA
- the rpsU gene encoding 30S ribosomal protein S21 → MIIINIKDGESLDKALKRFKKKFEKTGVLRELRSRQAYEKKSVARRTEIKHAVYIQNMNQDTTA, encoded by the coding sequence ATGATCATTATCAACATTAAAGACGGCGAATCATTAGATAAAGCCCTTAAACGTTTCAAGAAAAAGTTTGAAAAAACTGGTGTATTGAGAGAACTACGTAGTCGCCAGGCATACGAGAAAAAATCCGTTGCCCGCCGTACTGAAATTAAACATGCTGTTTACATTCAGAATATGAATCAGGATACAACTGCATAG
- a CDS encoding tyrosine-type recombinase/integrase, with protein sequence MLLKSFITYLTHEKRYSPHTITSYQVDLDQFEVFTKALELDFPEVKHAHLRNYLVELMETENSENTINRKISAIRSFYKFLHRTGAIDQNPAVLIKAPKIPKRLPVFIDAQKMDHLLDSQQYFDESFPSVRDHLVIELLFGTGIRLAELLQLKETDIDIYSGTIRVLGKRSKERIIPVNKQLINQVNTYIDLKKLQNFNNNLLILIVTNTGAAAYPKLIYRIVTSYLNHVSTNEKKSPHVLRHSYATSLLNAGADLNAIKELLGHASLAATQVYTHNSIERLKTIYKQAHPKA encoded by the coding sequence ATGTTGCTAAAAAGTTTTATCACCTATTTAACTCACGAGAAGCGCTATTCTCCACATACCATTACCTCTTATCAGGTAGATTTAGATCAGTTTGAAGTATTTACTAAGGCATTAGAACTGGATTTCCCTGAAGTTAAACATGCTCACCTGCGCAATTACCTGGTTGAGCTAATGGAAACGGAAAATTCGGAAAATACCATTAACAGAAAAATATCTGCTATACGAAGCTTTTATAAATTTTTACATAGAACCGGAGCGATTGATCAAAATCCTGCTGTTTTAATCAAAGCGCCAAAAATACCTAAAAGGCTGCCTGTATTTATAGATGCACAGAAAATGGATCATTTACTGGATTCGCAGCAATATTTCGATGAAAGTTTTCCTTCTGTTCGCGATCATTTGGTTATTGAACTGCTTTTTGGAACGGGTATCCGTTTAGCTGAACTGTTGCAATTAAAAGAGACTGATATTGATATTTATTCAGGAACGATAAGGGTGCTGGGTAAAAGGAGTAAGGAAAGAATTATTCCTGTGAATAAACAGCTTATCAATCAGGTAAATACCTACATTGACCTAAAAAAGTTGCAAAACTTTAATAACAATTTGCTTATATTAATCGTTACCAATACAGGTGCAGCGGCATATCCGAAATTAATATACCGTATTGTTACCTCATACCTAAACCATGTATCAACCAATGAAAAGAAAAGTCCCCACGTGTTGCGGCATAGTTATGCCACCAGCCTGTTAAATGCAGGAGCAGATTTAAATGCGATTAAAGAACTTTTGGGCCATGCCAGTTTAGCAGCAACCCAGGTTTACACCCACAATTCGATCGAAAGATTAAAAACAATTTATAAACAAGCCCATCCAAAGGCGTAA
- the hpf gene encoding ribosome hibernation-promoting factor, HPF/YfiA family, translated as MKIGVQSIHFSADSKLLDFIQKKANKLDQFFDQIISGEVYLKLENVEDEANKISEIKLIVPGGTLFAKEQCKSFEEATDLAIESLRKQITKHKDKTRAKLSEHKAILSESEAVDY; from the coding sequence ATGAAAATCGGAGTTCAATCAATCCACTTCAGTGCAGACAGTAAGTTGTTAGATTTTATACAGAAGAAAGCAAACAAGCTTGATCAGTTTTTTGACCAGATCATTAGCGGAGAAGTGTATTTAAAGTTAGAGAACGTAGAGGACGAGGCTAATAAAATTAGTGAGATAAAACTGATTGTACCAGGAGGTACCCTCTTCGCTAAAGAACAATGTAAATCATTTGAAGAAGCCACAGATCTGGCAATCGAATCGTTAAGAAAGCAGATTACAAAACATAAAGATAAAACACGTGCAAAATTAAGTGAGCATAAAGCAATTTTAAGTGAGAGCGAAGCCGTTGATTATTAG
- the tuf gene encoding elongation factor Tu: MAKEKFDRSKPHLNIGTIGHVDHGKTTLTAAITKVLADAGLTEARSFDSIDSAPEEKERGITINTAHVEYSTANRHYAHVDCPGHADYVKNMVTGAAQMDGAIIVVAATDGPMPQTREHILLARQVGVPSLVVFMNKVDMVDDPELLELVEMEVRELLSFYEFPGDDIPVIQGSALGGLNGDPKWVGKIMELMDAVDSYIPIPPRLTDLPFLMPVEDVFSITGRGTVATGRIERGVINSGDPVEILGMGAENLKSTVTGVEMFRKILDYGEAGDNVGLLLRGIEKTDIRRGMVICKPGSVTPHTDFKAEIYVLSKAEGGRHTPFFNKYRPQFYFRTTDVTGEISLAEGTEMVMPGDNVTITVKLINAIAMEKGLRFAIREGGRTVGAGQVTEILK, translated from the coding sequence ATGGCAAAAGAAAAATTTGACCGCAGTAAACCGCACTTAAACATCGGTACAATCGGTCACGTCGATCACGGTAAAACAACTTTAACAGCAGCTATTACAAAAGTTTTGGCTGATGCTGGTTTAACTGAGGCACGTTCATTCGATTCAATTGACTCTGCTCCAGAGGAAAAAGAAAGAGGTATTACAATCAATACAGCTCACGTTGAGTATTCAACAGCTAACCGTCACTATGCACACGTTGACTGTCCAGGTCACGCGGATTACGTGAAAAACATGGTTACTGGTGCTGCTCAGATGGACGGTGCAATTATCGTTGTTGCTGCTACTGATGGTCCAATGCCACAAACTCGTGAGCACATCTTATTAGCTCGTCAGGTTGGTGTGCCTTCATTAGTTGTATTCATGAATAAAGTGGATATGGTTGATGATCCTGAATTATTAGAATTAGTAGAAATGGAAGTTCGTGAATTATTATCATTCTATGAATTCCCAGGTGATGATATTCCTGTAATCCAAGGTTCTGCATTAGGTGGATTAAACGGCGATCCTAAATGGGTTGGTAAAATTATGGAATTAATGGATGCTGTTGATAGCTACATTCCAATTCCTCCACGTTTAACTGATCTTCCATTCTTAATGCCTGTTGAAGATGTATTCTCGATCACTGGTCGTGGTACTGTAGCAACTGGTCGTATTGAGCGTGGTGTAATCAACTCTGGAGATCCGGTTGAGATCTTAGGTATGGGTGCTGAGAACTTAAAATCTACAGTAACTGGTGTTGAGATGTTCCGTAAAATCTTAGATTACGGTGAAGCTGGTGATAACGTAGGTTTATTGTTACGTGGTATTGAGAAAACTGATATCCGTCGTGGTATGGTAATCTGTAAACCAGGTTCAGTAACTCCTCACACTGATTTCAAAGCTGAGATCTATGTATTATCAAAAGCTGAAGGTGGTCGTCACACTCCATTCTTCAACAAATACCGTCCTCAATTCTATTTCCGTACTACAGACGTTACTGGTGAAATTTCACTAGCTGAAGGTACTGAGATGGTAATGCCAGGTGATAACGTTACAATCACTGTAAAGTTGATCAACGCTATTGCAATGGAAAAAGGTCTACGTTTCGCTATCCGTGAAGGTGGTAGAACAGTAGGTGCTGGTCAGGTAACTGAAATTTTAAAATAA
- the secE gene encoding preprotein translocase subunit SecE — translation MAKVVEFIKESYDEMTQKVTWPTWGELQSSAILVLVASLIIALVIFAMDKGSTFVLDTFYKSLSN, via the coding sequence ATGGCTAAAGTAGTTGAGTTTATAAAAGAATCGTACGATGAAATGACCCAGAAGGTTACATGGCCTACCTGGGGCGAACTGCAAAGTTCGGCAATTCTTGTATTAGTGGCTTCTTTAATTATTGCATTGGTTATTTTTGCAATGGATAAGGGATCGACATTTGTGTTAGATACTTTTTATAAATCACTTTCTAATTAA
- the nusG gene encoding transcription termination/antitermination protein NusG produces MSDLKWYVVRAVSGKEKKVKQYIDAEISRLGFSHLVPQVLIPMEKYYQMKDGKKIAKERNFYPGYVLIEATLDGELEHIIKGINSVIGFLGDKAGNPIPMRQAEVNRILGVVDEMSEQGETMNVPYYVGEGIKVMDGPFNGFSGIIEEVNEEKKKLKVMVKIFGRKTPLELNYMQVEKE; encoded by the coding sequence ATGAGCGATCTAAAGTGGTACGTTGTAAGGGCTGTTAGCGGTAAAGAAAAGAAAGTAAAACAGTACATTGATGCTGAGATCAGCCGTTTAGGTTTCTCTCATTTGGTTCCTCAGGTTTTAATACCAATGGAAAAATATTACCAAATGAAAGATGGTAAAAAAATTGCTAAAGAGCGTAACTTTTATCCAGGTTATGTTTTAATCGAAGCTACGCTTGATGGTGAGCTAGAGCATATTATTAAAGGAATTAACAGTGTTATTGGTTTCTTAGGTGATAAAGCCGGTAACCCTATTCCAATGCGCCAGGCAGAAGTGAACCGTATTTTAGGTGTGGTTGATGAAATGAGCGAACAAGGCGAAACCATGAATGTGCCTTATTATGTTGGCGAAGGCATCAAAGTGATGGACGGACCTTTCAACGGTTTCTCAGGTATTATCGAAGAGGTAAACGAAGAGAAGAAGAAACTAAAAGTTATGGTTAAAATCTTTGGGCGTAAAACACCGCTTGAGCTTAACTACATGCAGGTAGAAAAAGAGTAA
- the rplK gene encoding 50S ribosomal protein L11, protein MAKEVSAMIKLQIKGGAANPSPPVGPALGAKGVNIMEFCKQYNARTQDKAGKVLPVVITVYADKSFDFIIKTPPVAIQLKDATKLQSGSAEPNRKKVGSVTWDQIKVIAEDKMPDLNAFTIESAMSMVAGTARSMGITVSGDAPWNN, encoded by the coding sequence ATGGCAAAAGAAGTCAGTGCAATGATCAAATTACAGATCAAAGGCGGAGCGGCAAATCCATCGCCACCAGTAGGACCTGCATTAGGTGCTAAAGGGGTGAACATCATGGAGTTTTGCAAACAGTACAACGCTCGTACCCAAGATAAAGCAGGTAAAGTATTGCCAGTTGTAATTACTGTTTATGCTGATAAGTCATTCGATTTCATCATCAAAACCCCTCCGGTAGCTATCCAGTTAAAAGATGCTACTAAATTACAGAGTGGTTCTGCTGAGCCTAACCGTAAGAAAGTTGGGTCGGTGACCTGGGACCAGATTAAAGTTATTGCTGAGGATAAAATGCCTGATTTAAATGCATTTACAATCGAATCAGCAATGAGTATGGTTGCTGGAACAGCACGCAGTATGGGAATCACCGTTTCTGGTGACGCACCCTGGAACAATTAA
- the rplA gene encoding 50S ribosomal protein L1, with amino-acid sequence MAKLTKNQKKAHAKIEAGKAYTLKDAAALVKEITTTKFDASVDIDVSLGVDPRKANQMVRGIATLPHGTGKTVRVLALVTPDKEEEAKAAGADFVGLDEYVAKIEGGWTDVDIIITTPACMAKVGKLGRVLGPRNLMPNPKSGTVTNEVGKAVTEVKAGKIDFKVDKTGIIHASIGKVSFPADKIYENALEIIQVISKLKPSAAKGTYFKSIHVSSTMSPGIAIETKSVAGI; translated from the coding sequence GTGGCGAAATTAACTAAAAATCAAAAAAAGGCACATGCTAAAATAGAAGCTGGTAAAGCTTATACTTTGAAGGATGCTGCTGCTTTGGTAAAAGAAATCACTACTACTAAATTCGATGCTTCAGTTGATATTGATGTATCTTTAGGAGTAGATCCGCGTAAAGCCAATCAAATGGTACGTGGTATTGCTACTTTACCACACGGAACAGGTAAAACTGTACGTGTTTTAGCTTTAGTAACTCCTGACAAGGAAGAAGAAGCAAAAGCAGCTGGCGCAGACTTCGTAGGTTTAGACGAGTATGTTGCTAAAATTGAAGGTGGTTGGACCGATGTAGACATTATTATCACTACACCAGCTTGTATGGCTAAGGTAGGTAAATTGGGCCGTGTTTTAGGTCCAAGGAACTTAATGCCTAACCCAAAATCTGGCACAGTAACCAACGAAGTTGGTAAAGCTGTAACAGAGGTTAAAGCAGGTAAAATTGATTTTAAAGTAGACAAAACGGGTATCATACACGCCTCGATAGGAAAAGTATCATTCCCAGCAGATAAAATTTATGAGAATGCACTTGAAATCATTCAGGTAATTTCTAAATTAAAACCATCTGCTGCAAAAGGAACTTATTTTAAGAGCATTCACGTGTCTTCTACAATGAGTCCTGGGATTGCAATTGAAACAAAATCAGTAGCGGGGATCTAA
- the rplJ gene encoding 50S ribosomal protein L10 encodes MNREEKNEVVLELQGQMQEFGNFYIADTSSLSVEQINNIRRKCFEGDIVMKVAKNSLIRKAIEGLDGDASEIYEALKGSSSLLFSKTANAPAKLIKALRKTSDKPVLKAAFIDSSVYVGDDQLNNLVSLKSREELIGDIIGLLQSPAKNVLSALQSGGNKIAGIVKTLQEREG; translated from the coding sequence ATGAACAGAGAAGAAAAAAACGAAGTAGTTTTAGAACTACAAGGACAAATGCAAGAGTTTGGCAATTTTTACATTGCTGATACCTCTAGCCTTTCTGTAGAGCAGATCAATAACATCCGCCGCAAATGTTTCGAAGGTGATATCGTAATGAAGGTTGCTAAGAACTCTTTAATTCGCAAAGCGATTGAAGGTTTAGATGGCGATGCTTCTGAGATATACGAAGCGCTTAAAGGTTCATCATCATTATTATTCTCAAAAACAGCAAATGCTCCGGCTAAGTTGATTAAAGCTTTGAGAAAAACTTCTGATAAGCCTGTGCTTAAAGCAGCATTTATAGATTCATCAGTATACGTTGGCGATGACCAATTGAATAACTTAGTAAGCTTAAAATCAAGAGAAGAGCTTATTGGCGATATCATTGGATTATTACAGTCACCAGCTAAAAATGTGCTATCTGCGCTTCAATCAGGCGGTAACAAAATTGCAGGAATTGTTAAAACTCTTCAGGAAAGAGAAGGTTAA
- the rplL gene encoding 50S ribosomal protein L7/L12 has translation MADLKAFAEQLVNLTVKEVNELAQILKDEYGIEPAAAAVVAGPAAGGDAPAAAAEKTSFDVILKEAGGQKLAVVKLVKDLTGLGLKEAKDLVDGAPKELKAGVAKDEAEALKKQLEEAGAVVEIK, from the coding sequence ATGGCAGATTTAAAAGCGTTTGCTGAGCAATTAGTAAACTTAACAGTAAAAGAAGTTAATGAATTAGCTCAAATCTTAAAAGATGAGTATGGTATTGAGCCTGCAGCTGCTGCTGTAGTTGCTGGTCCTGCTGCTGGTGGTGATGCACCTGCTGCTGCTGCAGAAAAAACATCTTTTGATGTAATCTTAAAAGAAGCTGGTGGTCAGAAATTAGCAGTTGTAAAACTTGTTAAAGACTTAACTGGTTTAGGTTTGAAAGAAGCTAAAGACTTAGTAGACGGAGCACCAAAAGAATTAAAAGCTGGTGTTGCTAAAGACGAAGCAGAAGCTCTTAAAAAACAATTAGAAGAAGCTGGAGCAGTAGTTGAGATTAAGTAA